From the Burkholderia mayonis genome, one window contains:
- a CDS encoding organic hydroperoxide resistance protein encodes MNILYKTAATSTGGRDGRATTHDQKLDVKLAAPRELGGAGAEGTNPEQLFAAGYSACFLSAMKYVAGQNKQTLPADTTVTAEVGIGPNEEGGFALDVELRVALPGLDAAAAKALVDRAHQVCPYSNATRNNVAVRLVVA; translated from the coding sequence ATGAACATTCTGTACAAGACGGCGGCAACCAGCACCGGCGGCCGCGACGGCCGCGCGACGACCCATGACCAGAAGCTCGACGTGAAGCTTGCCGCGCCGCGCGAACTCGGCGGCGCGGGCGCCGAAGGCACGAATCCCGAGCAACTCTTCGCCGCCGGTTACTCGGCATGCTTCCTGAGCGCGATGAAGTATGTCGCAGGCCAAAACAAGCAGACGCTGCCCGCCGACACGACCGTTACAGCCGAAGTGGGCATCGGCCCGAACGAGGAAGGTGGGTTTGCGCTCGACGTCGAGCTGCGCGTCGCGCTGCCCGGTCTCGACGCAGCGGCAGCAAAGGCGCTCGTCGATCGCGCGCACCAGGTGTGTCCATACTCGAACGCGACTCGCAACAACGTCGCGGTGCGCCTCGTCGTCGCGTAA
- a CDS encoding DUF3563 family protein, which yields MYLLSRLFLFLTKSPEQRAKERADAYLSAASDLYDLEFRMRKLDREAALDRS from the coding sequence ATGTACTTGCTGAGCCGCCTGTTCCTGTTCCTGACGAAGTCGCCCGAGCAACGCGCGAAGGAACGCGCCGATGCGTATCTTTCCGCCGCATCCGATCTGTACGACCTCGAATTCCGCATGCGCAAGCTCGACCGCGAAGCCGCGCTCGATCGCTCGTGA
- a CDS encoding PHB depolymerase family esterase encodes MTKSLTKLWLGGVKRMLHMPNSRTSKSALKAAQKMATDWPFAGPIAAAVAAPAEPAPPVARESRVRPRAAAWADGEWTRADHPLPPAFGRFVKHLEYGLYVPSGADAEGLPLVVMLHGCKQDMDQFAQGTRMNLLADRYGFAVLYPEQSLNAHAHGCWHWYDDTAHGGRGEAQAVAVLVDALVAERGFDASRVYAAGMSAGAGLVSLLSLHFPQRFAAVALHSGPAFGDAHSGITAMDVMRRGLHRNPAVVVDALVEPGAHPGMPALIMHGDDDRVVAPKNADELAVQFLRLNGLADTEGEPTGVKRFEARAADVHTIDYRCDGESVVRLCRVQGLAHAWSGGDDSVPFHSATGPDASELIWSFFASRARAVVAS; translated from the coding sequence ATGACCAAAAGTCTGACGAAACTCTGGCTGGGCGGCGTGAAACGCATGCTGCACATGCCGAACTCGCGGACGTCGAAGTCCGCTCTGAAGGCTGCCCAAAAGATGGCGACCGACTGGCCGTTCGCCGGACCGATTGCCGCTGCCGTCGCAGCGCCCGCTGAACCGGCGCCGCCTGTCGCGCGCGAGTCCCGTGTCCGGCCGCGCGCGGCCGCATGGGCGGACGGCGAATGGACTCGCGCCGATCACCCGCTGCCGCCCGCATTCGGGCGCTTCGTCAAGCATCTCGAATACGGCCTGTACGTACCGTCCGGAGCGGACGCGGAAGGCCTGCCGCTCGTCGTGATGCTGCACGGCTGCAAGCAGGACATGGATCAGTTCGCGCAAGGCACGCGGATGAACCTGCTCGCCGATCGATACGGCTTCGCGGTGCTCTATCCGGAGCAATCGCTCAACGCGCATGCACACGGCTGCTGGCATTGGTACGACGACACCGCGCACGGTGGGCGCGGCGAAGCGCAGGCGGTCGCCGTGCTCGTCGACGCGCTCGTTGCCGAACGCGGCTTCGATGCGTCGCGTGTCTATGCGGCCGGCATGTCGGCGGGCGCGGGGCTCGTGTCGCTGCTCTCGCTGCATTTCCCGCAGCGTTTTGCGGCCGTGGCGCTCCATTCGGGACCCGCGTTCGGCGACGCTCACTCCGGGATCACCGCGATGGACGTGATGCGCCGCGGCCTGCACCGCAATCCTGCCGTCGTCGTCGACGCGCTCGTGGAGCCGGGCGCGCATCCGGGGATGCCGGCCCTCATCATGCATGGCGACGATGACCGCGTCGTCGCACCGAAGAATGCGGACGAGCTCGCGGTCCAGTTTCTGCGGCTGAACGGCCTCGCCGACACCGAAGGCGAACCGACGGGCGTCAAGCGCTTCGAGGCGCGCGCGGCCGACGTGCACACGATCGACTACCGGTGCGACGGTGAATCCGTCGTGCGCCTCTGCCGGGTTCAAGGCCTCGCGCACGCGTGGTCGGGCGGCGACGACAGCGTGCCGTTCCACTCGGCGACCGGTCCGGACGCGAGCGAGCTGATCTGGTCGTTTTTTGCGTCGCGCGCGAGGGCGGTTGTCGCGTCGTAA